A region from the Salvelinus sp. IW2-2015 unplaced genomic scaffold, ASM291031v2 Un_scaffold4707, whole genome shotgun sequence genome encodes:
- the LOC112077565 gene encoding protein Wnt-5b codes for SVYNLANVACKCHGVSGSCSLKTCWLQLADFRRVGEFLKEKYDSAAAMRIGRKGKLEQVDKRFNVPTPEDLVYTDQSPDYCLKNDTTGSMGTLGRLCNKTSEGMDGCELMCCGRGYDQFKTYKHERCHCKFHWCCYVKCKRCTSLVDQFVCK; via the coding sequence tcGGTGTATAACCTGGCCAACGTGGCGTGTAAGTGTCACGGCGTGTCCGGTTCCTGTAGTCTGAAGACGTGCTGGCTCCAGCTGGCAGACTTCCGCCGCGTCGGAGAGTTTCTGAAGGAGAAGTACGACAGCGCCGCCGCCATGCGCATCGGACGCAAAGGAAAACTGGAGCAGGTCGATAAACGCTTCAACGTCCCCACCCCGGAGGATCTGGTCTACACCGACCAGAGCCCAGACTACTGTCTGAAGAACGACACCACCGGCTCCATGGGAACKCTGGGGAGACTCTGTAACAAGACGTCAGAGGGGATGGATGGCTGTGAACTCATGTGCTGCGGGAGAGGATACGATCAGTTCAAGACCTATAAGCATGAGAGATGTCACTGCAAGTTTCACTGGTGTTGTTATGTCAAGTGTAAGAGGTGCACTTCACTGGTGGATCAGTTTGTCTGCAAGTAG